The Capra hircus breed San Clemente chromosome 2, ASM170441v1, whole genome shotgun sequence genome window below encodes:
- the LOC102184291 gene encoding tetratricopeptide repeat protein 30A: MAGLGGEPIPDGEFTAVVYRLIRDARYSEAVQLLGGELQRSPRSRAGLSLLGYCYYRLQEFALAAECYEQLRQLHPELEQYRLYQAQALYKACLYPEATRVSFLLLDNPAYHNRVLRLQAAIKYSEGDLPGARSLVEQLLSEGGEDSGGENELDGQVNLGCLLYKEGHYEAACSKFSAALQASGYRPDLSYNLALAYFSSRQYASALKHIVEIIEHGIRQHPELGVGMTTEGIDVRSVGNTLVLHQTALVEAFNLKAAIEYQLRNYEAAQETLTDMPPRAEEELDPVTLHNQALMNMDARPTEGFEKLQFLLQQIPFPPETFGNLLLLYCKYEYFDLAADVLAENAHLTYKFLTPYLYDFLDAMITCQTAPEEAFVKLDGLAGMLTEQLRRLTKQVQEARHNKDDEAIKKAENEYDETLEKYIPVLMAQAKIYWNLENYPMVEKIFRKSVEFCNDHDVWKLNVAHVLFMQENKYKEAIGFYEPIVKKHYDNILKVSAIVLANLCVSYIMTSQNEEAEELMRKIEKEEEQLSYDDPDKKIYHFCIVNLVIGTLYCAKGNYDFGISRVIKSLEPYNKKLGTDTWYYAKRCFLSLLENMSKHMIVLRDSVIQECVQFLEHCELYGRNIPAVIEQPLEDERMHTGKNTVTYESRELKALIYEIIDWNM, from the coding sequence ATGGCGGGGCTGGGCGGTGAGCCCATCCCCGACGGGGAGTTCACCGCGGTTGTGTACCGGCTCATCCGGGATGCCCGGTACTCCGAGGCCGTGCAGCTGCTGGGCGGAGAGCTCCAGCGGAGCCCGAGAAGCCGCGCTGGGCTGTCGCTGCTGGGCTACTGCTACTACCGCCTACAGGAGTTCGCGCTGGCTGCCGAGTGCTATGAGCAACTGCGCCAACTGCACCCGGAGCTGGAGCAGTACCGCCTGTACCAGGCGCAGGCCCTGTACAAGGCCTGCCTCTACCCAGAGGCCACCCGCgtgtcctttctcctcctggacAACCCCGCCTACCACAACCGGGTCCTCCGTCTCCAAGCCGCGATCAAATACAGCGAGGGCGACCTGCCTGgggcaaggagcctggtggagcagCTActgagtgaaggaggagaagacAGCGGGGGCGAGAACGAGCTGGATGGCCAGGTCAATCTGGGTTGTTTGCTCTACAAGGAGGGACATTATGAAGCCGCTTGTTCCAAGTTCTCTGCGGCCCTGCAGGCTTCAGGCTACCGGCCTGATCTTTCCTACAATCTGGCTTTGGCCTATTTCAGCAGCCGACAGTATGCATCCGCCCTAAAGCATATCGTGGAAATTATTGAACATGGTATCCGCCAGCACCCAGAGCTGGGTGTGGGCATGACCACTGAAGGCATTGATGTTCGAAGTGTTGGCAACACCTTAGTCCTTCACCAGACTGCTCTGGTGGAAGCCTTCAACCTCAAGGCTGCCATAGAATACCAACTGAGAAACTATGAGGCGGCCCAGGAAACCCTCACTGACATGCCAccaagggcagaggaggagtTAGACCCCGTGACCCTGCACAATCAGGCGCTAATGAACATGGATGCCAGGCCCACAGAAGGGTTTGAAAAACTACAGTTTTTGCTCCAGCAGATCCCCTTTCCTCCAGAGACCTTTGGCAACCTGTTGCTGCTCTACTGTAAATATGAGTATTTTGACCTGGCAGCAGATGTCCTGGCAGAGAATGCCCATTTGACTTACAAGTTCCTCACACCTTATCTCTATGACTTCTTGGATGCCATGATCACTTGCCAGACAGCTCCTGAGGAGGCTTTCGTTAAGCTTGATGGCCTAGCAGGGATGCTGACTGAACAGCTCAGGAGACTCACCAAACAAGTGCAGGAAGCAAGACACAATAAAGATGATGAAGCTATCAAAAAGGCAGAGAATGAATATGATGAAACCCTTGAGAAGTACATTCCTGTGTTGATGGCCCAGGCCAAAATCTATTGGAACCTTGAAAATTACCCAATGGTAGAAAAGATCTTCCGCAAATCTGTGGAATTCTGTAATGACCACGATGTGTGGAAGCTGAATGTGGCTCATGTTCTGTTCATGCAGGAAAACAAATACAAAGAAGCCATAGGTTTTTATGAACCCATAGTCAAGAAGCATTATGACAACATCCTGAAAGTCAGTGCTATTGTGCTGGCCAACCTGTGTGTTTCATATATTATGACAAGTcaaaatgaagaagctgaggagTTGATGAGGAAGATTGAAAAAGAGGAAGAGCAGCTCTCCTATGATGACCCAGATAAGAAAATCTACCATTTCTGCATTGTGAATTTGGTGATAGGGACACTTTATTGTGCCAAAGGAAATTATGACTTTGGTATTTCCCGGGTTATCAAAAGCTTGGAACCTTATAATAAAAAACTAGGAACTGATACGTGGTATTATGCCAAAAGATGCTTCCTGTCATTATTAGAAAACATGTCAAAACATATGATTGTACTTCGTGACAGTGTCATTCAAGAATGTGTTCAGTTTCTAGAACACTGCGAACTTTATGGGAGGAACATACCTGCTGTTATTGAGCAACCCCTGGAAGACGAAAGAATGCATACTGGAAAGAATACAGTCACATATGAATCCAGAGAGCTAAAAGCTTTGATTTATGAGATTATAGACTGGAATATGTAG